A genomic region of Trifolium pratense cultivar HEN17-A07 linkage group LG3, ARS_RC_1.1, whole genome shotgun sequence contains the following coding sequences:
- the LOC123915729 gene encoding probable pectinesterase/pectinesterase inhibitor 25, translating to MSPPFSLTLSLLFFILLAPLLLLAQSPPPSPSNSSSAACKATLYPKLCRSMLSTIRSSPSDPYNYGKFSIKQNLKLTRKLTKVFSDFLKRHQSSSSLNHEEIGALVDCNDLNQLNVDYLESISNELKSASTSLSDTELVDKIESYLSAVTTNHYTCFDGLVVTKSNIANALAVPLKDATQFYSVSLGLVTEALNKNMKRNKTRKHGLPNKSFKVRQPLEKLIKYLRTKYTCKTTSNCTSTTKTERILKESESQGILLNDFVIVSPYGIANHTSIGDAIASAPNNTKPQDGYFLIYVREGYYEEYVIVPKEKKNILLVGDGINKTIITGNHSVIDGWTTFNSSTFAVSGERFIAVDITFKNTAGPEKHQAVAVRNNADLSTFYRCSFEGYQDTLYVHSLRQFYRDCKIYGTVDFIFGNAAVVFQNCNIYARKPMQNQKNAVTAQGRTDPNQNTGISIQNCTIDAAPDLANDLNSTSSYLGRPWKIYSRTVYMQSYIGDFVDPSGWLEWNGTLGLDTIFYGEYDNYGPGSKIDNRVQWPGYFLLNDTQAWNFTVLNFTLGNTWLPDTDIPYTEGLLK from the exons ATGTCACCACCATTTTCCCTcactctttctcttctctttttcaTCCTCTTAGCACCATTGTTACTCCTAGCTCAATCTCCTCCCCCTTCACCTTCTAATTCTTCGTCTGCCGCGTGCAAAGCGACATTGTACCCGAAACTATGTCGCTCGATGCTATCTACTATCCGTTCATCGCCTTCCGATCCATATAACTATGGAAAATTCTCCATAAAACAAAACCTAAAACTAACAAGAAAACTAACAAAAGTATTTTCTGATTTCCTCAAACGCCATCAATCATCTTCATCTTTAAACCATGAAGAAATTGGTGCATTAGTTGATTGCAATGACCTTAACCAACTCAATGTAGATTACTTAGAATCCATTTCTAATGAACTAAAATCAGCTAGTACTTCATTATCAGATACAGAACTTGTTGATAAAATTGAAAGCTATCTTAGTGCTGTTACTACTAATCATTATACTTGCTTTGATGGTTTAGTTGTGACAAAAAGTAACATTGCTAATGCTCTTGCTGTTCCTTTGAAAGATGCTACACAATTTTATAGTGTTTCACTTGGTTTGGTAACTGAGGCTTTGAATAAAAACATGAAAAGGAATAAGACTCGCAAACATGGTCTTCCTAATAAGTCATTCAAGGTTAGGCAACCACTTGAGAAGCTCATCAAG TATCTCCGCACAAAATATACTTGCAAAACAACATCAAATTGTACAAGTACTACAAAAACAGAAAGGATTCTTAAAGAAAGTGAAAGCCAAGGAATTCTATTAAATGATTTTGTGATTGTGAGTCCTTATGGAATAGCAAACCACACTTCCATTGGTGATGCTATTGCTTCTGCACCAAATAACACAAAGCCACAAGATGGTTATTTTCTTATCTATGTTAGAGAAGGATACTATGAGGAATATGTAATTGTTCCTAAAGAAAAGAAGAATATTCTTCTAGTTGGAGATGGTATTAACAAGACAATTATCACAGGGAATCATAGTGTTATTGATGGTTGGACAACTTTCAATTCTTCAACCTTTG CTGTTTCTGGTGAAAGATTTATAGCAGTGGACATTACATTCAAAAACACAGCTGGTCCTGAAAAACATCAAGCAGTAGCAGTGAGAAACAACGCCGACCTCTCAACATTCTACCGATGCAGTTTCGAAGGATATCAAGACACACTTTATGTTCACTCATTAAGACAATTCTATAGAGATTGCAAAATCTATGGCACGGTCGACTTCATATTCGGCAACGCAGCTGTAGTTTTCCAGAATTGCAACATCTATGCTAGAAAACCAATGCAAAATCAGAAAAATGCTGTCACAGCACAAGGTAGAACTGATCCAAATCAAAACACTGGAATTTCAATCCAAAACTGTACTATTGATGCTGCACCTGATTTAGCTAATGACTTGAATTCGACATCGAGTTACTTAGGTAGACCATGGAAGATTTATTCAAGAACTGTTTATATGCAATCATATATTGGTGATTTTGTTGATCCTTCTGGTTGGTTAGAATGGAATGGAACACTTGGATTAGACACTATATTTTATGGTGAATATGATAACTATGGACCTGGTTCTAAAATTGATAATAGGGTTCAATGGCCtggttattttcttttgaatgatACTCAAGCTTGGAATTTCACTGTTCTTAATTTTACTTTGGGAAATACTTGGCTTCCTGATACAGATATACCTTACACTGAAGGGTTATTGAAGTAG